CGACGATGCCCGGAATCGGTTCGATGCCAGAAGACGACGAACTCTGCCTCTCGTGGGCAGGGATGCACGGCACTGGGTACGCCAACATGGCGATCACCCACACCGACTGCCTCATCGCAATCGGCACCCGGTTCGACGACCGCTTGACCGGCGGCATCGACACCTTCGCACCGGAAGCAGAGGTCGTCCACGTCGACATCGACCCGGCGGAAATTTCGAAGAACATCCACGCAGACTACCCAGTCGTCGGCGACGCCGGCACTGCCATCGAGAAAATCGACAGCGAGATGGAACACAGTCCGGACGCCCGTGAGTGGCGTGAACAGTGCCTGACGTGGAAAGACGAATACCCGATGGACTACGCAGCACCCGACGACGAACCACTGAAACCGCAGTTCGTCGTCGAGGCGCTGGACGAAGCGACCCCTGACGAGACAATCGTCACGAGCGGTGTCGGTCAACACCAGATGTGGGCCGCGCAGTACTGGACGTTCCGCGACCCACGTCGCTGGGTCTCGTCGCACGGACTCGGCACGATGGGGTACGGCCTCCCGGCCGCCATCGGTGCCCGACTCGCCGCGGACGACGACGAGACGGTCGTCTGTATCGACGGCGACGCCTCGTTCCTGATGACGATTCAGGAGCTGTCGGTCGCCGTTCGTGAGGACCTCGACATCACCATCGCCATCCTGAACAACCAGTACATCGGGATGGTTCGCCAGTGGCAGGACGCCTTCTTCGAAGGTCGCCACATGGCCGCCGGCTACGAGTGGTGCCCGCAGTTCGACAAACTCGCAGAGGCGTTCGGCGCCCGCGGGTGGACTGTCGACTCCTACGAGGAGGTTCCGGACGCCATCGAAGAGGCGCTCGCGTACGACGGCCCGTCGGTCATCGACTTCCACGTCGACCCGTCGGAGAACGTCTACCCGATGGTCTCCTCTGGCGCACCGAACGGAAAATTCGCTCTCTCGGAGGACCAACTATGAGTGACAAGCAGACTGGACTGCAGGGGCCAAGACCTGAAGAACGGCCCCACCCTGACGGGCGACGGAACGCCCAGGGAATCCGTATCGACCCCAAAGCCGAGTCGGAACACGAACCACGGCGGACGGTCCTGTCGGCCATCGTCGAGGACGAACCCGGTGTCCTCTCACGCGTCGCCGGCCTCGCCGCCCGCCGACAGTTCAACATCGAGAGCCTCACCGTGGGGCCGACCACCGTCGAGGGTCACTCCCGTATCACGATGGTCGTCGAAGAACCCGACCCCGGTATCGACCAGATAGAGAAGCAACTCGCAAAACTCAAGCCCGTCATCTCCATCGGCGAACTGGACGACGACGCCATCCGTGCGGAACTCGTCCTCCTGAAGGTTCGCGGTGAAGACCCCGACAAGGTTCACGCAATCACGGAGATGTACGGCGGTACAACGCTCGATGCAGGTACGGACACTATCACGGTCCAACTCACCGGCGACGAGCGCAAGATAGACGACGCTGTGGACGCGTTCCGTCGATTCGGCATCATCGAAATCGCCCGAACCGGCCAGACCGCCCTCGCCCACGGCGCCAAGAAGACCGTCCCCGGAGAGGAACCCGGAACCTCCGGCGAACCGACGAAACCTACCACAAACACCCAATGACTGAATTCACCACGACTGTATACTACGACGACGACGCAGACCGCTCGCAGATCGACGACAAGACCGTGGCCGTCCTCGGCTACGGCAGCCAGGGCCACGCCCACGCGCAGAACCTCGCTGACAGCGGTGTCGACGTGGTCGTTGGCCTCCGTGCCGACTCTTCGTCCCGTGCTGCTGCACGCGAAGATGGACTCCGCGTCGCGACGCCCGTCGAGGCTGCCGCAGAGGCAGACATCGTCTCCGTCCTCGTCCCCGACACCGTCCAACCGGCCGTCTTCGAAGAGATTCGCGACGAACTCGAACCCGGTGACACGCTCCAGTTCGCCCACGGGTTCAACATCCACTACAACCAGATTCGACCCCCAGAAGACGTCGACGTGACGCTCGTCGCACCGAAGTCACCCGGTCACCTCGTCCGCCGGAACTACGAGAGCGGAGAGGGAACGCCCGGCCTCATCGCCGTCTATCAGGACACGACTGGAGACGCCAAAGATGAGGCACTGGCGTACGCCCACGCCATCGGCTGCACTCGTGCGGGTGTCATCCAGACCTCGTTCCGCGAGGAGACCGAGACCGACCTGTTCGGTGAGCAGGCCGTCCTCTGTGGCGGCGTCACCTCGCTCGTCAAGCAGGGCTACGAGACGCTCGTCGACGCGGGCTACTCCCCAGAGATGGCCTACTTCGAGTGCCTGAACGAACTGAAGCTCATCGTCGACCTGATGTACGAAGACGGACTCGGCGGCATGTGGCACTCTGTCTCCGACACCGCGGAGTTCGGTGGCCTGACCCGTGGCGACCGCATCGTCGACGAACACAGTCGCGAGCGCATGGAAGAAGTGCTCGAAGAGGTCCAAGACGGCACGTTCGCCCGTGAGTGGATTCTGGAGAACCAGGCGGGTCGCCCGTCGTACTCCCAGCTGAAGGAAGCCGAAGAGAACCACGACATCGAGGAAGTCGGCGCCCGTCTCCGCGAACTGTTCGCGTGGGCCGACGAGGACGACGACACAGAGAAAGCAGAAGCACCAGCAGACGACTGACAACACCCACCCAATGACACGAAAGAAAAAACGAGACGACGCATCTGAACGAATGCGTGACGTCAGTCACACGAACCCGTACACCGGCGAGACGTTCACCACGGTGTACGAACGTGGGCCGGCAGTCACCGACGGGAGTGGTGCGTCCGACTCGACGCCCGAGATGACTGGCGGTTCCGAGACGATGGAAGACGTCGACCACACGCCCCGAAACGGCGATGGTGCGAACCGCGTCTGGAAACGCGGCAAACCGGAGGACGACTCGGAAGAACACAGCGAAAGTGAGACCGCCTCTGGAGACGTAGGTGGCGGAGATGAGTGAGGGAACGCTTTACGACAAGGTGTGGGAAGAACACACCGTCTCCGAACTGCCGACAGGCCAGACGCAGCTGTTCTGTGGCCTGCACCTCATCCACGAGGTGACGAGCCCACAGGCGTTCGGGATGCTCCAAGAACGCGACCTCGAGGTCGCCTATCCCGAGCGAACGCACGCGACAGTCGACCACATCGTCCCAACCTCGGACCAGTCGCGGCCGTTCCGTGACGACGCGGCCGAGGAGATGATGTCCGAACTCGAACAGAACGTCCGCAACGCGGGCATCAACTTCTCTGACCCGACCTCCGGCGACCAGGGTATCGTCCACGTCATCGGGCCAGAGCAGGGGCTCACCCAACCCGGCATGACCATCGTCTGTGGTGACAGCCACACCTCGACCCACGGCGCGTTCGGTGCGCTGGCGTTCGGTATCGGGACGAGCCAAATCCGCGACGTACTGGCGACCCAGACCGTCGCGATGGAGAAGAAGAAAGTTCGAAAAATCGAGGTCACCGGTGAACTCGGCCCGGGCGTCGAAGCGAAAGACGTCATCCTCGAAATCATCCGTCGGCTGGGAACCGAAGGCGGCGTCGGCTACGTCTACGAGTACGCCGGCGAGGCCATCGAGAACCTCGACATGGAAGGTCGGATGAGTATCTGCAACATGTCCATCGAGGGCGGCGCTCGCGCGGGCTACGTCAACCCCGACGAGACCACCTACGAGTGGCTGAAGCAGACCGACTACTTCCAGAACAACCCCGAGAAGTTCGACGAACTCAAGCCGTACTGGGAGTCCATCCGCTCCGACGAGGACGCCGAGTACGACGACGTCGTCACCATCGACGGGTCGGAACTCGAACCCGTCGTCACGTGGGGGACCACGCCCGGACAGGGCGTCGGCATCACCCAACCCATCCCGGCACCCGAAGACCTGCCCGAAGAGAAGCAGGACACGGCCCGGATGGCACAAGAACACATGCGGGTCACGCCCGGCGAGACGATGGAAGGCTACAAAATCGACGTCGCCTTCCTCGGTTCGTGTACCAACGCCCGGATGCCCGACCTGCGCCGCGCCGCAGAGGTCGTCAAAGGACGCCAAGTCGCAGACAGCGTTCGTGCGATGGTCGTCCCCGGCAGTCAGCGCGTCAAGGCCGCCGCCGAAGCGGAGGGTCTCGACAAAGTGTTCAAAGACGCCGGCTTCGAGTGGCGAGAAGCAGGGTGTTCGATGTGTCTCGGCATGAACGAAGACCAACTGCAGGGTGACGAGGCGTCTGCGTCCTCGTCGAACCGCAACTTCATCGGTCGGCAGGGGTCGAAAGACGGCCGCACCGTCCTGATGAACCCGCGCATGGTCGCCGCGGCGGCCATCACTGGGGAAGTGACTGACGTCCGCGAACTGAAGGAGGTGAGCACGGTATGACCGACGAGATTCCAGAGATCCATTCGGCCTCCGGGTCGGGCGTTCCCATCCGTGGCAACGACATCGACACGGACCAGATTATCCCAGCGCGGTTCATGAAGGTCGTCACGTTCGACGGCCTCGGTGAGTTCGCGTTCTTCGACCAGCGCTACGACGAGAACGACGACCCCAAAGACCATCCGATGAACGAGGCGCACTTCCAGGACGCCTCCATCATGGTCGTCAACGCCAACTTCGGCTGTGGGTCTTCGCGCGAACACGCCCCACAGGCGCTCATGCGCTGGGGTATCGACGCCATCATCGGCGAGTCGTTCGCCGAAATCTTCGCCGGCAACTGTCTCGCACTCGGCATCCCGACGGTCACGGCCGACCACGACACCATCGTCGAACTCCAGGCGTGGGTCGACGAGAACCCCGACGGCGACATCGACGTCGACGTCGAGAACGAGACGGTCACCTACGGCGACGAGACGGTCGACGTCACCGTCGACGACGCACAGCGGAAGGCGCTCACCGAGGGCGTCTGGGACACGACGGCGCTCATGAAGTCGAACGCCGACGCAGTCGCCGAGAAAGCACGCTCGCTCCCCTACATCGATGACTGAGGAAATCGTCGTCATCCCCGGCGATGGCATCGGGAGCGAGGTCATTCCAGCGGCTGTGGACGTACTCGAAGCGGTCGGTGACTTCGAGTTCGTCGAAGCGGACGCTGGCGACCACGTCAAAGAAGCGACGGGCGAGGCGCTCCCACAGGAGACGTACGACCTCGTCGCCGAGTCGGATGCGACGCTGTTCGGTGCCGCCGGTGAGACGGCCGCCGACGTCATCCTCCCGCTTCGTACCGCTGTCGATTCGTTCGTCAACGTTCGGCCGGCGAAAGCCTACCCCGGCGTCGACGCACTCCGCCCGGAGACGGACCTCGTCTTCCTCCGGGAGAACACCGAAGGCGTCTACTCGGGTCATGAAGACCGCCTCTCCGACGACCTCTCGACGCTCACCCGCGTCGTGACCACGTCGGCATCCGAGCGACTCGCAGAGTACGCCTGTGACTTCGTTGGCGGCGAAGGCGGCCACTTCCAGGTCGCGCACAAGGCGAACGTGATGCGCGAGACCGACGGCCGATTCCGTGACGCCGTCGTCTCCGTCGCCGAGAAGCGTGGCGTCGAGACCGAAGAAGTCCTGATGGACGCATTCGCGACGCGCGTCTGTCTCGACCCGACGCAGTTCGACACCATCGTCTGTCCGAACCTCGCGGGCGACGTGCTGTCTGACCTCGCTGCCGGTCTCGTCGGTGGCCTCGGTCTGCTCCCGTCGGCCAACATCGGCCCGGAAACGGCCCTGTTCGAACCGGTCCACGGCTCCGCACCCGACATCGCTGGCGAAAGCATCGCCAACCCAGCAGCGACGATTCTCTCGGCCGCGATGTTGCTCGACTACCTCGACTACGGTGAGGAGGCCGACCGAGTTCGCTCGGCCGTCGAAGGCGTCCTCGAAGACGGCCCACGCACGCCCGACCTCGGTGGCGACGCATCCACTGAGGATGTGACGGCAGCGATTCTGGACCGTCTGTAACCCACCCCTCACGAACCGCGCGCCGACTGAACGCTTTTTCCGGACTACACGCTCACTCGCTCGACTGCAGTGTATCACGTCTGTGAGCTATCGGTTCGGCGCTTTCCGCTGCTCTCTGGGAGCCACCTCTGTTCGAGTCGGGGACGAGCCGATTTTCGTTCCTGTGTGAAATCCACCAATTACGAACACATTCACTCGAAATCCAACATAAACAATTAACACCGCTCGTTACCCTACGTTCCAACCAACGAGGAACAGCTATCGATGTTACCAGCAGAGCGAAAACGCCGTATCGTCGAACTCGTCTCCGAGTCTGACGGTCGCTCGGTCGAGGACCTCTCCGAGGACCTCGGCTATTCGAAGGCGACGATACGCCGTGATTTGCGCGAACTCGAAGACCGTGGGCTCGTCGAACGGTCACACGGCGGGGCCGTCCCCGTAACCTCCGTCGCCCGCGAACAGACCTACGGGCAAAAAGAAGTACAGAACCTCGACGGGAAACGCGCAATCGCGGAACGCGCCGTCGAGGAACTCGGAGAGGGGCAGGTCGTCTTCTTCGACGCGGGCACGACGACGATGGAAGTCGCCCGAACGGTTCCGAAAGACGGGTCGATTCTGGCCGTCACCAACTCACCACGACTCGCCATCGAACTCAACGAAGGGGACAACGAGGTGAAACTCACCGGCGGAACGCTCCGACGGCGGACGAAAGCACTCGTCGGGCCGACCGCAGAAGCGTTCATGAAGCGGACGAACTTCGACGTGCTCGTTCTGGGGACGAACGCCTTCGACATCGAGTCGGGACTCACGACGCCGAACGAAGACGAGGCCCGCATGAAGGAACTGATGGTCGAGAAGTCTGCGAAAGTCATCCTCGTCGCCGACACGTCGAAACTCGGCCGTCGGAGCTTCGTCAAATTCGCATCGCTCGAAGACATCGACCTGTTCATCACTGACGACGAACTCGACCCAGCGACGCGCGAGGAGATCGAGAGCGCTGGCGTCGACGTCGTCGACGGAGTTGCACGATGATTTTCACTGTTACACCAAACCCTGCAGTAGACCACACGATTCACTTCGACGAACCGCTCCAACCCGGCGTCGTCCACCGAACCGACGACGCGGTGTTCACCGCCGGCGGAAAAGGTATCAACGTCGCCAAGTACGTCTCGGCGCTCGGCGTCGACGCCACGGCCTCCGGATTCCTCGGCGGCCACTTTGGCAAGTTCGTCCGTGACCGTCTCGAAGCGGACGACATCGCCACCGACTTCGTGAACATCGACGACAACACGCGACTGAACACGACGGTCCTCGCCGAAGATGGCGAGTACAAACTCAACCACAACGGTCCGCACATCACCGCATCCGACGTGGACGAACTCGTCGAAGCGGCGCAGGCGAACGAACCCGATACACTCCTCGTCGGCGGGAGTCTTCCGGGTGGTATGCCCCTTTCAGCGGTCGACAGACTCGCCCACGCAGGTGACTGGCGGACTGCAGTCGACATGGGCGGGAAGTACCTCGCGGACCTCGAAGCCGACTACATCGTCTGCAAGCCCAACCGTTCGGAACTCGCAGAAGCTACCGGCCGAACCGTCGAGACGAACGAAGACGCGATTGCGGCCGCACGAGAACTCCGTGATGGACAGTTCGAGTACGTGCTGGCCTCACTCGGTGGCGACGGTGCAGTCCTCGTCACCGAAGACGACGTGCTGTCCGCGCCCGCACTCGACGTAGAAGTCGTCGACACCGTCGGCGCTGGCGACGCCATCCTCTCGGGGTTCATCGCAGGACTCGAACACGGGAAGAGCGACGCAGACGCACTTCGCATGGGTATCCTCACCGCCGCCCGCGTCGTCGGCGTCGCGGGAACTCGGGTTCCGCATCTCGAAGACGTCCTGACGAACGAAACACACGTCGAAGTGACCACGATTCGAGACTGAGCGATTCCTCTCTCGTCTTTTGTGAGTCACAACTCGGTCAGAAACGAACATCAGTTCTGGCGCTGGTATGTCGGAGTCGTGAGACCGAGGACGGCAGTGGTGGTCTGGGCGCCGTTCGAGGTGGTTTCGAGGATACGTTTTCCACACTCGAAGCCAAACACCACCTATGGCCGAACGAACTCTCTCCGGTATCGGTGTGACACCACTCTCTGGAGTCGGGACCGTCGTCTGGTACCACCCGGACGCCGACCTTCCAGACCCACCAGCCCCCGAAGACGTCGACGCCGAGGCCGAGCTCGACCGATTCGACGAGGCACGGACCGTTGCCGAAGACGAGTTGAAGACGGAGCGGGCACGCACTGCCGAACGAGTCGGTGAGGAGGAGGCCGCGGTGTTCGACGCGCACGTGCAGTTCCTCAACGACCCACAGATTACCGACGGCGTCACCGACGCCATCGAAGGCGGATTACCCGCGGAACACGCCGTCCAAGAGACCTTCTCCACGTTCGTCGAGCAGTTCGAGAACATGGGAGGACGGATGGGTGAGCGTGCAGACGACCTGCGCGACATCCGCGACCGACTCGTGCGCGTCCTCTCGGACGGCGACCGGGTCGACCTCTCGTCGCTCCCGAAGGGGAGCGTCGTCGTCGCCGAACGACTCACACCGAGCGACACGGCACAACTCGACCCCAAGCGAGTTGCAGGGTTCGTCACCGTGACGGGCGGCCGAACCTCCCACGCAGCCATCTTTGCTCGGTCACTCGCGTTGCCTGCAATCGTGGGTGTCGGCGACGAACTGACGTCCATCGAAGACGGGACGGATGTCGTCGTCGACGGCGAAGCGGGCGACCTCATCGTCGATCCTGACGACGAGACGAAAGCGGCCGCTGCCGCCGATGCCGACGTACACGTCCGGAGTGGCCCGGTGGAGACGGCAGACGGCGTTGGCATCGAAGTCGCGGCCAACGTCGGAACGGCGGCCGACCTCGAACCCGCAGTCGACCGCGGGGCCGACGGCATCGGCCTGTTCCGAACCGAATTCCTCTTCCTCGACCGTGAGTCGCCGCCGGACGAACAAGAGCAGTTCGAGGCGTACGTCGAGGCGCTGGAATCGTTCGACCACAGTCGGGTCGTCGTTCGAACTCTCGACATCGGAGGCGACAAACCGGTTCCGTATTTGGACCTGCCCGAAGAAGAGAACCCCTTCCTCGGCGAGCGCGGAATCCGTCGGTCACTCGGCCCCGACGCGGACCTCTTCGAGACACAAGTTCGGGCACTCTTGCGTGCCGCTGGAAGCGCAGACGGGACGCGTCTCTCGGTGATGCTTCCGCTCGTGGCGACGCTCGAGGAACTCCACGACGCCCGCGACCAGTTCGACTCGGTCGCCGCCGACCTCGCCGACGAAGGCATCGTCCACGAGATGCCAGAGTTCGGCATCATGATAGAGACGCCTGCAGCGGCGTTCATGGCCGACCGCTTCGCGCCGCACGTCGACTTCTTCAGTATCGGGACGAACGACCTCGCCCAGTACGTGATGGCTGCCGAACGGGGCAACGAACGCGTCTCCGACCTCGGCGACTATCGCCAACCGGCAGTCCTGCAAGCCATCGACGCCACCGTCTCGGCCGCCGACGGACACGACTGTTGGGTCGGCATGTGCGGCGAGATGGCTGGCGACCCGGACCTCACCGAACTCCTCGTCGGCCTCGGGTTGGACGAACTGAGCATGAGCGCAGTCACGGTCCCACACGTGAAGGAGGCCGTGACGAAAACAGACACTGCAGCGGCCGAAGCACTCGCTGCACACGTCCTCGCTGCCGACACGAAAGCGGAAGTCACTGCCCGATTGACGACTGGCGACACCCCGGCTCAGGAAAATTAACTCGGTAGTGAACGAACGAGAACGTGCAAAATCGAAACCGGTTTCCCATAGATTATTACCTTCGCGTTCGTTGCCGAAACACGAGGTGAACGTATAATGCCGTTCTACGGCGGGGAGGAACTCGCCACTGTATACGACGAGGCGCTCGACGAAGGGTTCGGACTCATCGCGAGTAACGTCGCGGAACCGAACGTCATGATGGGTCTCATGGAGGGTGCCGACCGAATGAACTCGGACCTCCTGTTGCAACTCAGCGGTGGTGCCTGCAAGTTCGCCGGTAACGGTGACCCGGTTGCGGGCCTGAAAGCCATGGGGACGTACATCGAGACTATCGCCGAGCAGTACGACATCGGCGTCTTCCTCAACATGGACCATCAGACGAACCTCGAGTTCATCGAACAACAGATAGAACTCGATATCCCGTCGTCTATCATGATCGACGCCTCCCACGAACCGTTCGACGAGAACGTCGCGACGAGTCGTGAAGTCGTCGAGATGGTCGACGCCGCCGACTCCAACATCCTCATCGAGGCCGAACTCGGCCAAATCAAGGGTGTCGAAGACGAAATCGAGGCCGAAGAGGCGTTCTACACGGACCCCGAACAGGCCGTCGAGTTCGTCGATAAGACGGGCGCAGACCTGCTCGCCATCTCCGTCGGTACGCAACACGGCGTCGCCAAGGGCAAGGACCTCGAACTCCGTCCGGACCTCGCCCACGACATCCGACAGGAGCTCAGAGACCACGGCCTCGACACGCCGCTCGTCCTCCACGGGTCTTCGGGCGTCCAACCCGACCAACTGCAGGAGATGCTCAAACACGGCATCTGCAAGGTCAACAAGGACACGCGCTACCAGTACGAGTACACGCGCACCGCCTACGACCTCTACCGTGAGACTCCCGAAGCCATCGTCCCGCCGGAAGGCGTCGAGGACGCTCGTGACACGTTCTTCAACGAGACCGAGTGGTCGCCAGACAAATCGGTGTTCGACCCTCGTGTCGTCGGCCGCGACATCCGCGAGCGCATCGCAGACGTTCACGCTGGCCTGACGGAAGTCTCCGGCAGCGCCGGGCAGACGCTGTTCAAGTAACGCCACGTCGTTCCAGTTGGCGGCACCCGGTCCGCCGTCTCTTTTCGTGCAGTTCGACTTGTCGCTGATTCGCCTCTCGTCTCCTCGCTGGTCGACTGACGTGACTTCCCCAGTCGCTTAAGGTGTCACATAGCGTGAGAGTAGGTATGCCACAAGTGCACCTCGACGACGCGACAGTCGAGCGACTCGACAACCTCCGAGAAGAAGACGAAGACTACGACGAGCTCATCAACGAACTGATGAACATCTACGAAGCGAGCGAGCGGACGATGTTCCACAGTGGCGACGAGTACTGAGTCGGACGCCCCGCAAACTCGTCGACGTCTCGTCGTGCGACTGGTGTGTTACTCCTGATATGCGACTCTGACCTGTTCCCACTTACCTTTCGTTTCGAGGTGTTCCTGGAGCGCGTCCGCGTAGGCTTGCGTGAGTCGCTCTGCGTCTTCCAGCTTCTCTTGTTGACTCTGTTTGCCACCGTCGCCGAGGCCGAGCGCCCCTTTGATCGAGTCGACGATGCCGCCGCCGGACGACGAATCTTGCTGGCCGCCACCCATCGCGCCCATCTGTTTGCGGATGTTGTCGAGTTCGGGGATTATCTGCGGAACTTTCTCGGTGTTCGCGACGATTCGCGCCGAGTCAGGGTCGTCTGCGTTTTCGATTTCGAACTCTGTGGCCGTCATGATGAGTCCCCACTCCTGACTGGAGAACCGAGAGTTCATCACGTGGTCGTTGAATTCGCGGTCCACCGTCATCCGGTCGCCCACGATACTGTCTGTCCAGTGTACCATGCGCACACGTCGTCGTCCAGTCAGTATCAGAGTTGCGGGGCAGAGTCGACCACCGCCCGACGGTTTCTGCGGTGACCGACGGCCACGCTGGTTTAATGCGATTGGGTGACCTTTCCATCTCATGGAGCGGTACGACCTCCTGTACCGACTGTACGGGAATTTCGACGCAGACGCAGTCCGTGAAGCACAGGACTTCGTCGACCTCTTGCCACCACTCGACTCTGCGGTGGCGCTTTCACACTGGCAGGAGGTCGACGACGAGTTGAGCGAGAAGAAAGACCGCATTCGACGCGGGTTTCCAAACGGCGACCGGTACGCCGAACTCGCCGCTCGCGCCACGAGAGACCAGGCGTTCACCGCACTCGACCTGTTCACGAAGTACGGCCGAGCAGTCAACGCACTCGTCCTCGACGTCGACGAGACGCTTCGGTCGGCGGGCCGAACTGACAACGAGATTCCGCGTGAAGTTCTCCACCTCCTCACCGAGTTCCACGAGACAGACGTCCCCATCGTCATCTGCACGGGCCAGACCCTGGAGAACGTCAAAGGCTTCGCCATTCAGGGCCTTGGGAACGAACTCGTCCACTCCGGTGACGTGAGCATCGTCTACGAAGCAGGAACCGGAGTGTTCACGCCCGGCCACAGGTCGAACACGAAGCGCCTCCTGTACGAGACGCTCGACGACTCGGTTCAGTCGGTCTTCGCGTCGGTCCGTGGTCGCGTGATTCGTGACCTCCCGGAGGGTCTCCGTGGTTGTGTTCACCTTCAGGGCAACGAGTTCAACGTCACGCTCAAGCCCAACTTCGAGACCGGAAGCGACGACGCAGCGAGAGTCATCGACGACTCACTCGTGTACATGTTAGACCTCCTCGGTGAGGCCGTCACAGACGACGCCGACGGACCGACGTGGACCCGGGCGTACTACGCCGCCAGAGACCCAGAAATCGAGGGTGTCCTCGCTGACCGCGACGAACGTCCTGACCCGGACACGACGGTCCCTGACGCAGTCGTCGAGACGCTCGACCGAGTGACAGTCGCGTACTACCAGGCCGACGCCGCCGAACTCTCGGCAGTCGACTTGAACAAGGCAGCAGGTGTCGAGGCCGCACTCGACGTACTCGGCGTGGACGACCCGTTCGTTCTGGTCATGGGCGATTCTAAGTCGGACCTCGACGTGATGCGATGGGCCGCTTCGGGCGACCGCGGCATCGCTGCTGCACCCGACCACTCGTCACCCGGTGTGCTCGACCACGTTCGTCAGACCGACAGCCTCGTCTTCGACCGGGGAGATGCTGCGTCGATGCTCAGAACCGCCTACGCACTCAACCTCCTCGTCGACTGAGCAGGCAGCGCGGGATACTGGACGAAAGGAAAGTGTGGGGGCAGTGAGTGGTGTCTTCGTTGGACACCCGGTTACCGAGTTTGTGCGACTACACCGTGCAGGTCTTGCCAGAATCGCCGTCTGTGTGCGTCGATTCGTCGGTGTTGTCGGTCGGTGTCGACTCGTCGCTGGTGGACGACTCGTCGTCCGTGGTAGTCTCGGTGTCGTTGCTGTCGTTGCTGTCGTTCGACGACGAGTCGTCACTGGAGTTCGAGTCGTCGGTGATGGACGAACTGTCGCTGGACGTGCTACTCGAAGAGCGTCGACTCTTCTTCTTCGACGACGAACTGGTGTCGGCCGCTGTGTCGTCGGGTGTCTCGACTGTTCCCATCGTACTGTCGGCACTGTCACCGTCTGAACTCGAATCGTCGCTCTTCGTCGACGAGTCGTCGGCGATAACGGGTTCTTCGGCTTCGTTCGTATCGACTGAGGTCGTGTCGTCGGTCGGTTCTGTCGCCTCAGAACCGAGGTTGGCGCTTGCTTCGGTCGTCTTATCGGACGTATCAGGTGTGTTCAACCCGCCCGAGAGGAGCGCGAACGCGACGACGACGACGACGACGCCGGCGACGCCGAGTTGTGTTCTATTCAGCATTGGTCACCTCGCGTCGTGACACCGGACGGTGGAGACGCCCCGTGG
The genomic region above belongs to Haloferax marinisediminis and contains:
- a CDS encoding HAD family hydrolase — its product is MERYDLLYRLYGNFDADAVREAQDFVDLLPPLDSAVALSHWQEVDDELSEKKDRIRRGFPNGDRYAELAARATRDQAFTALDLFTKYGRAVNALVLDVDETLRSAGRTDNEIPREVLHLLTEFHETDVPIVICTGQTLENVKGFAIQGLGNELVHSGDVSIVYEAGTGVFTPGHRSNTKRLLYETLDDSVQSVFASVRGRVIRDLPEGLRGCVHLQGNEFNVTLKPNFETGSDDAARVIDDSLVYMLDLLGEAVTDDADGPTWTRAYYAARDPEIEGVLADRDERPDPDTTVPDAVVETLDRVTVAYYQADAAELSAVDLNKAAGVEAALDVLGVDDPFVLVMGDSKSDLDVMRWAASGDRGIAAAPDHSSPGVLDHVRQTDSLVFDRGDAASMLRTAYALNLLVD